From Ictalurus punctatus breed USDA103 chromosome 2, Coco_2.0, whole genome shotgun sequence:
GATACGCGCTGTGCTTGGACATGACCGCGCGAGACGTTCAGGACCAGTGCAAAGCCAAAGGACTGCCCTGGACTCTCGCCAAAGCCTTTGACACGTCCTGTCCCGTGAGCGACTTCATCCCAAAAGAACGAATCCCGGATCCAGCAGGGGTCGAGCTGTGGCTCAAGGTGAACAGCGTGACTCGGCAGAGAGGCAGCACGGCGCAGATGATCTTCTCTGTGCCCTACTTGATCAGCTACATCAGCGGGGTCATGGCGTTAGAGGAAGGGGATCTCATTCTGACCGGGACGCCCAAAGGAGTCGGAGCCGTGCACGAGCACGACGAGCTTCAGGCCGGTATCGATGGTGTCATCAACATGACATTTAAAGTCGGCAGACGGGCTTCAGAACACAACTGACACAAGTTTTCAGTTGTTTTCGGGTTTATCCCACAGATCATGTTATGCAAAATGACAACCCgggttccaaaaaaagttgggacgttgtgtaaaatgtagcctaaataaacacagaatgcAAGGGTTTGCAAATCTTATAAACCCacgttattcacaacagaacagaaaacagatcaaatgttaaaagtgaggaaatgtactattttaagaaaaaaaagagatgattttgaatttgatggctgcaacacgtctcaaaaaagttggaaaagtaaagtacatttttaaaagaccattcatttacattttgcagtgtcccaacttttttggaatcagggttgcatgtaaacatacacTAAATGGCTGAATGTTTGTGGTCACCTGATCATCACATCTATACAGTGTGTTGTCAtgaagttggaagcacacaattgtataagatgactttgtatgctgtagcattacaatttcccttcactgaaactaaacctgttccagcatgacagtgcccctgtgcacaaagtgaactccatgaagacatggtttgccaaggatgaagtggaagaactcgagtgtcctgcacagaaccctgaccccactgaacacatttgggatgagCTGGAACACCGATCGCAggatattataacagcaaaatctGGAACAGGATGTTCAACAGTCACATATGAGTGTtatgctcaggtgtccacaatcttttggccatatggtgtGTCATGGTGTAAACATGCAATCAAAATAAAACCGTTAAAAATGTATACTTTTAAACTTTCCTGTAGATTGTACCTTAAATTGCAGACTGTTAAGTGCAAGCTACAACTGTGAAACATACTGCAACATGCTGTACCGTCACTCTTAAATGCAATGACAGTACTTTAGCACAATACTGTTATCTTACAGTAACATTCATTCGGTTATATAATAGAGAATGCACTGTAGATTACTGTAAAAAATATCTACAGTAACGTGTTACATCCTACAGTGTCATACTGGCAACttgattatataaataataaaatccagcgggggggggggctgggggggctggggggggggacgtttgttttatattttagtgAAAAATTTACCAAAGCTTATTGAACACAGCCGATTCtcatttttgttattcagagatcattaaataaaacaggaaaaataCAAACCAatattgaaataataaaaacatggtCTGGCACCAACTCCATCTAGTATTCCCGCATTACGCCCCATGTTTCCTGGATAacctccagatccaccacaataTTGACCACCATAAAGCAATTACTGAAAATgattgaatgaaataaaataagtaacCTAGCAATACTGTTGACTCTCTGATTGATCTTACTTGTGTGATTAGATTAAAAGAGCCACTAAAGACTAATACATGGTATGTACCATCTGTATCAATTCACACTGGCCTAGTGAACAGCATGACAaaaaatacatccatccatttatttcccataccacttatcctacatagggttgtggggagtctggagcctatcccaggggactcggggcacaaggagagggacacccaaggcacaatcacacacacatttacgcACTaggggcaatttggaaatgccagttatcctacaacgcatgtctttggactgggttgAGGAAACTGGATGACAAAAAATAAGATTCTAAATTACActccatgaaaacatcatcatatGTAACAGATTAGCTcgtttatctttttaaaaaaatatatagcttCTGCCTCATACACCTTTTACAGTGAATGTAATTCAACTCGCATTAGTATTCAATGTATTTTTCTAGTGTAGCTGTCAGAGTATATTTTGAGTGTTTGAGTGCTACACAAAAAtccatatttaaatgttttaaaataccattttgtactgtacatttaGTCACTCTTAAGTATTTCCTCAAAGGATGTTTCCTTCCATGTTTCCTGCGACAATGACAGCTACAACTTACAGCTGAAGACTCATATGCATGTTATATGCACGTTATCAGTTATCATCAATAAGGCTGCAAATTTGACCTCGCTTGAAGCATCATTATGAAAGACAGGACTTGACAGTCATGACTTCATGGCCTTGATGCTTTCAAATTTGAGCAACACTCATCTACATTTCCAAAAAATATGAGAATGTTGAAGTGAAATTTAACATGGAAATGATCATGATGAATCAATGAAAAGTCACAACTGCGGCGACTAGTCTAACAACATTTTGAGCATGATTTAGTTACTTTCTTCTGTAAAGAGTTGGCAACACTGACTGGGCTACAACACACCCTCCAAGTGTCCTAATACCAACAGCACTCAggataaataacattattaaataaaataagatagaTATTTCTTCCCACACATATTACAGGTTTGTCACCCCACTCATCCTTTTCACATAATTTTCCTTATGCCCTGCTCAGATTTCATCAGAAACACTGCTTTTGAAGTGTACACTGTTGAGACATTAGCACATATTGACATTTTTTCTGAGGAAAACCTGACAGAGAAATACTATTATCCATGTATCATAAAGTACAGttcatacatactgtatatacagtacacatacacatatagtcattatttttctgtaagCCAGTGGCAATAATTCCCTTATTGGAcctgaaggagaaaaaaatgattGTACCATGTCATATATTGGCTGagttaaaaatcattttaggaTACATCAAAATCTTTAAATATCTCATCTCAAATAATTGCTTGGATAAAATGTTCCTAGGAAGAAAAATACcctatgtggccaaaagttgCAGCTGTTGAACAGTATAAAGGGGTTTTGAGATAAGGTGTAATGTACATTGGTTGTTCATGTTTTAGTTTCAGGAACACATTATGTTAAAAAGAGTCAAATTCATCTTTGAAACCAGTGTTGGAGTATTTGaagtaatgataatgataatgagtctttattgatcacatatacatatgcacagtgaaatgcttttctttgtatactccagcatgtcaggaagttggggtcagagtgcagggacAGCTGTGACaaagcacccctggagcagagagggttaagggccttgctcaagggccaaacagtggcagcttggcagtgctggggcttgaacccgcaaccttccgatcagcaacccagagccttGCAGTGCTGGGGCCCGAACCCCCAAACGTCCgatcagcaacccagagccccaaccgctaagccaccactgcccttcTGTAAAGAAGTTATGTATGGCCACTTGAGGGCAGTGCAGTGCAGTCAACATTTGCATGACTCAGTTGAATGAGTCCTAAGACCACTGAACAAAAGTCCTCTGGAAGTCTGTTTGTTTAACAACATTGGCAGTCATTGAGATATATTGGTTTTACACTGATTTCCAAGCATTTTAAACTGAAGCCAgcttttaatattcatattgaGTACATTGATCAGTTccaatattttaacatttttggccTTTTGGGCTCAGTTAGTTTTGCTTCATACATATTTTCATCTCAATATTTAATTTAGACCAAGGGCGTTAGCTGCGGGGAATTGTTTCTTATTACTTCAGGAATCCAGCTGTTCTTGGCTTAAGCCCACGACCCTGAAACTAAATGTCTGTTGAAATgccatgtgaaataaataaataaataaataaataaataaatctaagcCGAATATCATTTCACCAAGCCAGTACTTGTGTTGCTTTGTTTCCTTCCATGCTATATTGCCTTCTAGATCGTCTCCTACAGGTTCAGTTAAACCTCTCTTCTCAAATTCTTTGTCTCTACGTTTCGTCATCCCATCACTGCACATGATGCCATGCTGATGTTacacagttttataaatgaaattTTCCAGTTGAGCCTGACACTGGTTAGAGAgcttgaggatggatggatattttatcATGGAAGAGACTGTTTGTATCCTCAGTATCCTCAGAAGTCATATTTATTCAAGTATTATAAAAAGAACTTTCTAAAACATAACTTTAAGATGAACTGTGATCAGTGTGTAATCTGATGCTTCATGTTCCTTCTCATTCATTCAGCAAAGTGAAGAGGACTATTATTTGAACCATTACAACCCCTCATTATGTTGATTAAGTGTGAGTTTCATATTTGTTATCAAATGAACAGTATAACTAGTGTTGTGAAATCGGCCAAAGTTATTCAGTCTGAAGTTtagacctttttttgtttgacaCTTgctcagtgtgtttatgttttttgtgGTGTATATTTACGTTAGTGTCATATCATTGTGCTTATCTGACAGGTGCTGTTTCCTACTATTACAATGACACGGGTAGAACTGGGGTACATTTACAGATCAGTGGTCATGATGGCAGGGTGGTCATTGCAGCATGAATACTAAGAGACCCTTACTTTCTCAGGTATTGGTTTACCTATCGTGGGATTAAGCTAAAATTCTGGTGATGGTTTTATATACCTCATGATCTCACTTCCTTCTGCTAATCGTATCAGTGAGAGCATTTACAGTggtttgcataaatatgaaccCTTTTTGAACTTTCCAACATATTGTAGTGTTACAGTCTGGAAAGGGAATGGAAATGGGATAATATGTCATGAAGTTACACACATTAGCAGATAGTTTTGAAGCGGGggtgttttttaattaattaattaattttttttaactctcaGCATGATACTACCACTACCATGCTTTATTGTGTATTGTGCGATTGGTGTCCTCTGGGTGATGAGCAATGTTTTGTTTCCCCTAAACATAGCGATTTGTTCCAAGGCCAGATTATTCAAGACCATTTTTTGTGCATGATTGAGTCTCCAACATGTTTTTTGgaaaacttcaaatgggatttcACAGGACTCATCGCTCTTCCATTACCCATATGCTCCACAGGATGtttgagatatttatttaagaaacaaACCCTAATTGTGAACTGTTTCCCAAACTTATTTTGATAGACTTTTGGTCTTCATGATACTATGTGTTTAGGTATATTCTATAACAAAGCATGGGACCATCCAAGAACAGGTGTAATTTGTTGAGATCACATGACACTTTAATTTCCCACATGTGCACTTCATTTAACAAAGTATATGACTTCAGACGTCAACTGTTTGCACCAGAACTAATGTACGGTTTCCCCCCTAATTGAATATTACTGGGTGTTCTGTAGATTCATGGCATATAATAAATCTTATTCATTTCCAGTTCTctggttgtaacactacaaaatgtgcaaaatgtccATGGGTGGTGAATACTTGTTAATGCAGTTCACTGTAGATATCTGACTTGTGGCAATTTAAAACTACACAGTATATTCTTGAGAAAACCAGAAAGGGACATTCATAAATTTTGaaggaaatatttttatatttcatcatctacttttttaatattttcattttagtaTTGTATATTGCAAGATGAAAAGAGTCAACTTAATGCCAACTCTCCAAAAGCATGTTTGTCAAAATGAAAGCACACATAAAAGACACAGTTTGAGTTTCTCTGTCAGAATTGCTATTGAACAATGACAGGAAAGAATTCAGTCAATGATATGTAGTGTCTGTTACATTGACTCTCATTTAGAATTAAAGTGGTCTGTGGTGAATAGGAAAACTGATCCCAAACATAACATTAGCAATATGGCCTTCAAAAGTCATTCTAGGCTTACAGAAAGCGCAAAcgttatttagattttttttttctttgtttgtgctAAATGTTTCAAACAGTTTGGATTTCAGAGCTTTGTTCTCCTTTAATCCTGCTGATCACAAATTAAGAAGTTCATTTGAGTAAATCCATTTTGGCTGTTCACAACCTCATTAAGCAgatctgtttaaaaacaaatgatctGCGTGTTATCTATCATACAATGTGTTGGTGTTTTTTCCTGCTCAGGCTTTCTAACTGATATAAAGATTGACTGAAAGATCTCGCTAACATTTAGTCAGATAAACCCCTAAATCATGTGTTATAAAACTGTGGAACAAATTGACATACATGTAGATATCATCTGGAAAGAGCGAGGACATGGTAAGAACTGGAATTTTCCAAATGAACCAAATGAGTTAAACTGGCTGTAAAATGGCAGGTGGAAATCTAAGCTGTGAAATTACATGACATATAGTTGGTGATCAAAGATTGAGAATCCCAGCTGAGTAAATAAGCATATCAATGTACTCTGCAtttaataaatacttaaataataataataattaaaaaaaacaagttgaaaaaaatcaaaaaaacaAGTTGAACCATGATGCCAATGTTGTTGATAGGGATGCCTTCACCAAGATATTGTCcatcttgttactaatttgtaagACTGAAATACtcttaaaatatacttaaaataggatggaagctattgaagaaaaactatttcacacATGTCACCCTGCTTTAACCTTAACTCTTGAGTGGATCAaatccaaaatctaatcagtcaCTCTGCAGGTTACAATGATGATTCGTTGTTAAACATTCAAATATTCAATCACTCATTGTTGAATGTTGAATCTCtgacagatggatagacagccTAAAAACATAATGCCTCAACCACTCAATGGCAGTGgcttaaaaatagattttttaaaaaataaaaaaaaagaagaagcatgATAGTACAGCAGGTAGCACTGATCATTTGATCCTgagtggagttttgcatgttctctatGGGTTTTCTCTAGATGAAAAATGACTGTGATAATGTGTGTGCATAgcgccctgcaatggactggcctCCCATCcgggg
This genomic window contains:
- the fahd1 gene encoding acylpyruvase FAHD1, mitochondrial; amino-acid sequence: MSTRNVARFWECGRKIICVGRNYAEHARELKNELPTEPVLFLKPPTAYLKEGSPILVPHYSSNLHHEVELGVVVGKAGREIPQTSAMEHVAGYALCLDMTARDVQDQCKAKGLPWTLAKAFDTSCPVSDFIPKERIPDPAGVELWLKVNSVTRQRGSTAQMIFSVPYLISYISGVMALEEGDLILTGTPKGVGAVHEHDELQAGIDGVINMTFKVGRRASEHN